The nucleotide sequence CAGTCGGCGAGTGCCGGGGTGGTCAAATGTGTGTTTCGCTCATGGGACGACCGCCTCGAAGCCCCGAGATCCACGCCCTCGACCACCACCGTGACACAACCCCGCCGCGCCGTGCGGCGGTCGTGCGCCCGGTCGTGCGCAGGGCGCACACCGGGGTGACCATGGAAGAGGACGCGTGGAGCGCTCGGCGACCGGTGCGAGCGCGCGTTCGGGGGCGCGCGGCCGGTTCTCGGGCGCGTCGTGAGGACCCGGGCGCGGCTCACCAGGGGACTTCACCGACCCATCGACCGTCGTACGGACGGAGGCTTCCCGTGCAGGAGCGAACCAACGGCGGGGCACAGCCGGCCGACGGGCCGCACGACGTGGGTGAGCGGGCGGTACGCGATGTGATGAGCGTGGCGCTGGTGACGCTCGCGGAGGACGAGTCGGTCCTGATGGCGTGGGAGATCCTGCAGCGCACCGGCTTCCATCACCTTCCGGTGGTGGACGAGAGCGGGCACTGCCTCGGGTTGGTCGAGCGCTCGGACCTGGCGGTCGCGTGCGCGATGCCCGCCGCGGTGCTGGGGGAGCGGGACGTCGGAAGCCTGGTGGCGGAGCAGGGGCCCGTTCTGGTGCGGGCCGAGGATCCGGTGTCCCGGGCGGCGGAGGTCATGACGGATGCCGGGGTCGACGCCGCGGCGGTGGTGGGTGTGTCGGAGGAGTTCGTCGGCCTGGTGACCGCGCGGGACCTCGTCTCCCTGCTGGCGGGCAGGTCCAGGCGCCGTGTGTCCCCGGCGGGTTCGGGCCCGCTGGTGTTCAGCCTCGAACCGGTGCTGCCTTACCCGTTCGACGAATGAGCGGTCCGGTCGGGCGTCCCGTACGGGAGCGTGTCCTTCGGGCCGGGCGTGCGGACCGAGCGGCTGACGGCGGTCTCACGGTCGAGGCGGGACAGCTTCTCGGGGTTGCGCACGGCGTACAGGCCGGTGATCAGGCCGTTGTCGATGCGCATGGTCAGGACGCTGTCGGCCTCCCCGGCCAGCCGGATGATCAGCGCGGGATGTCCGTTGACCTGTGCCGGACGCAGTGACGCCGTCGCGGCGAGCCAGGCCAGCACGTGGGTCACCCGGCCCGCGCCCACGACGGGAGCCAAGGCGGCCCGGACTACGCCGCCTCCGTCGGTCAGCAGCACGACGTCCGGAGCGAGGATGTCGAGCAGACGCCGCATGTCGCCCGTTTCGACCGCTTGCCGGAACGCGTCGAGCGCGTCGCGGGCCTCCGCCGGGGGGACGGCCTCGCGCGGTCGGCGCGCGGCGACGTGGGCCCGCGCGCGGTGGGCGATCTGGCGGACCGCGGCCGGGGTCTTGTCGACGGCGTCCGCGATCTCGCCGTAGCCGAGCTCGAAGACCTCGCGCAGCACGAACACCGCCCGTTCGGTCGGCGTGAGCGTCTCCAGCACCAGCATCATCGCCGTCGAGACGCTGTCGGCCAGCTCGACGTCCTCGGCCACGTCGGGAGCGGTCAGCAGCGGCTCGGGCAGCCAGGGGCCGACGTAGGACTCCTTGCGGCGGCGGAGCGTACGCAGCCGGATCAGTGCCTCGCGGGTGGTGATCCGGACCAGAAAGGCACGCCGGTCCCGGACCGCCCCCAGATCGACCCCCGCCCAGCGCAGCCAGGTCTCCTGCAGGACGTCCTCCGCGTCGGCGGCCGAGCCGAGCATTTCGTACGCCACGGTGAACAGCAGGTTGCGATGGGCGACGAACGCCTCGGTGGCGGGGTCCAAGGGGCCGTTGCGAGCGAGCCGTGCGGTGTCGGTGGATCGCTCGCTGCGCTGGCTCATGCCCGGGCTCCTGCCTGTTCTCTCTCGACCGTGTCGGGCACAAGATGCCGGAGGCCGCCGTGTTGTGACACCCGTGATCCATGGCCTACGTCACACCGCGGCGTTGTCACGGGGACGGGGTCCGCGGCATCTCCATGGTCGTCACGATGCCGGGCGAACGAACCGCGCGGCGGGCGGACCGCACGAGTGAGGACGAAGCCATGGAACCCCGTCTCGACCTGATGGCCAATCAGATCGGTGCCAAGGTCAGCAAGCGGATCTACAACGTCAACCTGGCGATCCGGGAAGCGTCGCTGCCCCCGTCCCTTCAGGAGCTGGTGGAGCTGCGCGCCAGCCAGATCAACGGCTGCGGCTGGTGCGTCGACGTCCACACCCAGGAGGCCGCGGCTGCGGGCGAGACCGCGGTCCGGATCAACCTCGTCGCGGCCTGGCGCGAGTCGACGGTGTTCACCGAGGCCGAGCGGGCCGCACTGGCCCTCGCCGAGGAGGGCACCCGGCTCGCCGACGCCCACCAGGGCGTGTCCGACGAGACCTGGGCCCAACTGTGCAAGCACTACGACGAGGACCAGGTCGCGGCACTCGTCAGCCTGGTCGCCATGATCAACGCCGCCAACCGCCTCGGCGTGATCACGCGCATGGGCGGAGGCTCCTACCGGCCCGGGATGTTCGCCGCCCTGGAGAGCTGACCGGTACGGGGACCGCGGCCCGGACCGGGGGTGATCCGGGCCGGGCCGCGGCCTCCGGGACGACGTGTCGAGGCCGGACGCCGTCATGCGGTCGGCGCGCCGGCCGCCGCTCCGGTGCGGCTCGACGACCGCGAACCGGAGCCGGCCGTCTTCGGGCCCGCACACTCGGCGCCGGTCGACCCCCTGTCCGACGACGCGGAGGAAGGCGGCCGACGCGAGGGTGCCGCCGTCACAGGGCGTCGCCCAGGAACCGGACGATCTCCGCCTGGGCCGCTTCGGCCTGGGGTTCGAGGCCGGGCAGGGTGAGGAACGCGTGCTTCGCGCCCGGGTATTCGGAAAGCCGCACGGGTGTCCCGGCCTCGCGCAGCCGCCGGGCGTAGCCGCGGCCGTGGTCGGCGACCGCGTCGTGGGTGGGCACCACCACGAGCGCCGGGGCGAGCCCGCTCAGGTCGTCCGCGTAGATCGGCGACAACGCGCCGGGGTCGGTGCCCGGCGGGACGGCGAGCCGCCGGAAGTACGTCAGTTGTGGGTGCACCGGGGCGGGGCTGTGCCCGTATTCGGCGACGGAGGGGTAGTCGAACATCGTCGCGGTGACGTCGGCCGCGGGGTTGACCAGCACCTGAGCCCTGAGCCGGAGGCCGGCCTCCCGGGCGCGGATGGCCGTGAGGGCGCTGATCAGCGCGCCGCAGCTTTCGCCGAAGACCGCCGTGCGCGCCGGGTCGACGCCCCACCACGCGGCGTGCCGCAGCACGTGGGCGAGGACGTCCCAGCCGTCGTCGGCGGCGTGCGCGAGCGGGCTGTCCGGGGCGAGCAGGCGGTGCTCGACGGAGACGACGAGAGCGGGCAGCCGGGCGGCGAGGCGGCTGTTGGTCCAGTCGCACTGCACGGCGGTGCCCACGAAGCCGCCTCCGTGGACGTGGATCACGAGGGGCAGGTCGGTACGGACCGCGTCCCCCGCCGGGCGGTACACCCGGACCGGCAGGTTGCGCCCGGGCAGCGCGATCTCCTGCCAGGCGATCGCGGCGCCGGGGTCCGGCTCCCCGAGGATCGCCCGCGCCGCGGCGGAGGCCCGGAAACGGTTCTCCGCGTCGCGGTAGGCGACCAGTTCCTCGGCCGTGATCGCGGCGAAATCCGGCTCCGGCGGCCGGGGCGCGGCGGTGGTCTCGCTCATGTCCGTTTCTCCTTTCCCGGCCGGATGCCGGGGTGCGCCGTGGGTGGGGCTTGGTGTTGCCACCATTATGCACGCGGTGCGTGCATCAACAAGTGCAACGACGAGTGCACACCAGCGTGCCTCGGCTAGGCTGAGTCCCGACGAGAGGGGCGCGATGACGGGCCGACGACGGTGGTCGACCGAGGAGATCCTGGACACGGCAGCGGAACTGCTGCGCACGAGCGACGCCGAGTCGTTCAGCGTGCGCAAACTCGCCGCGGTGCTCGGGACCGACTCCTCCAGCCTCTACCGGCACTTCCGCAACAAGACCGAACTGCTGCGCGCGATCGCCGACCGGGTCCTGCTGGCGACGATGGACGGCCATCGCCCCGAGGGCGACTGGAAAGAGCGCGTCACCGCCCTGGCCCTGCGTCTGCGCGAGGCGTTCGGGGAGCAGCCGCAACTCGCCGCGATCTGGGGACGCTACGGGTCCGGCGGCGCGGGATCCCGGCTGGTCATGGAGGAACTGCTCCAGGCCCTGCGCACGTCGGGACTCCCCGATCGGGAGATTCCCGTGTGCTACCACCGCATCGCGGTCCTCCTGGCCGCGCTGATCGCCTCCGAGGCCGGCATCAGCACCATCACGCCCGAGGAGTACGAACAAGGCATGGAGCAGTTCCGGGTCGCCGTGCTCGGCGCCGATCCCGAACGCTTCCCCGCCCTGGCCCACTTCGCCCGCGACATCCGCCCGCTCGGGGCCGACCGCCGCGCCGCGTTCGAGGCGATCCTCGCCGCCCAACTCGACCACATCGAGGCCAGGATCCCCTGACCCGCGGGGGCGCGACGGGAGGCGATCCGTCGTCGCGGCTCCGGCCGCCGCGGACGGCGGCCGGGGGATTCCGCGTCGTCCGCCGCGGCGTGTCAGGGCGCCGGGACACGCGTACGCGTCCTCGACGCGGTCCGCGCGACCGGCCGCGCCCTCGGCGCCGTCGTGCGCCGCGGCGTGTCAGGGCAGCGCGTCGAGTTGGAGGTGGAGCGCCGCGGTGGTGCGCGCGGTGTCGCCGGTGGCCAGCAGGTCCAGCAGCGCACCGCGCAAGACGGCCAGGACGAGGGTGCGCTGCGTGCGGCCCGCCTCGTTGGCACGCAGCTCGGCGGGTTGGTGTTCGGCGAGCAGCGCCAGCCAGTCCTCGACCGTGGCGCGGGCGAAGCCGGCCCACGGCCCGTCCGGGTCGATCAGGGAACGGGCGTAGCTCTCCACCCACAGCCGCAGAAGGGCCCGGTGCGCGTCGTCGGACAACCAGTCCCACAGCACGCGTGCCGCCGCCCCCACGCCCTCCGTTCGCCCCACCCGGTCGCCGGCGTGCCGGAGGGCTTCGAGCTCACTCGCGCGGGCCCGCGCGAGCAGGGAGCGGATCAAATCGTCCTTGCTGCCGAAGAGGTAGAGCAGCACGCGGGGGCTGGAGCCGATCTCCTCGGCGAGCGGGCGCAGCGACAGCTCGCCCAGGCCACTGCGCAGCGCGTACGCGTAGGCGGCTTCCAGCAGTTCCTGCCGGCGCGGGGACGGGGTTGTCTCGGAGCGGGTCACCGGTACAGTCTACTGAAACAGTCGTTTCAGTAGGGGCGTGTGATCATGACGGCAGAACGCGAGGCGGTCATCCGGCCGCTGGGCCGGCCGGGCGACCTCGGCTGGGTCGCGATGAGGCACGGCGAGCTGTACGCCGCGGAACTCGGCTTCGGCACGGACTTCGAGGCGTTCGTCGCCCGGGTCGCCGCCGACTACGACGCCGACGACAGCGGCCCGAAGGCGGCCTGGATGGCCGAGGTCGACGGGGTGCCGGCGGGCTCGATCTTCTGCGTCCGCGCGGACGACCGCACCGCCAGGCTGCGGCTGCTCATCGTCGATCCCGCGGCCCGCGGCCTCGGTTTGGGGAGCCGCCTGGTCACCGAGGCCCTGCACTTCGCCAGGGACGCCGGCTACGAGGCGATGACCCTGTGGACGCTCGACAAGCTCGGCCCGGCCCGGCGCATCTACGCCAGGCTCGGCTTCGAGCTGACCGCCCGGACGCCGCACGAGGACTACGGCAGCGGCCTGATGGATGAGACCTGGCAGCGCCGCCTGTGACCCTCGCGGCGACGGGCGTTCCGTCCACGCCGACGGCCACCGGGCCGACACCCGCGGCAGCCCCCGACGCCAAACCGCTGCCGCGGGTCACGGGGACACCGTGACGACGACCGAGTGCGGCTGCGGTGCCTTCGTCCACGTGGCGGCCGGGACGCCGTCGATCGTGCGGCT is from Yinghuangia sp. ASG 101 and encodes:
- a CDS encoding alpha/beta hydrolase, with the protein product MSETTAAPRPPEPDFAAITAEELVAYRDAENRFRASAAARAILGEPDPGAAIAWQEIALPGRNLPVRVYRPAGDAVRTDLPLVIHVHGGGFVGTAVQCDWTNSRLAARLPALVVSVEHRLLAPDSPLAHAADDGWDVLAHVLRHAAWWGVDPARTAVFGESCGALISALTAIRAREAGLRLRAQVLVNPAADVTATMFDYPSVAEYGHSPAPVHPQLTYFRRLAVPPGTDPGALSPIYADDLSGLAPALVVVPTHDAVADHGRGYARRLREAGTPVRLSEYPGAKHAFLTLPGLEPQAEAAQAEIVRFLGDAL
- a CDS encoding carboxymuconolactone decarboxylase family protein gives rise to the protein MEPRLDLMANQIGAKVSKRIYNVNLAIREASLPPSLQELVELRASQINGCGWCVDVHTQEAAAAGETAVRINLVAAWRESTVFTEAERAALALAEEGTRLADAHQGVSDETWAQLCKHYDEDQVAALVSLVAMINAANRLGVITRMGGGSYRPGMFAALES
- a CDS encoding TetR/AcrR family transcriptional regulator encodes the protein MTRSETTPSPRRQELLEAAYAYALRSGLGELSLRPLAEEIGSSPRVLLYLFGSKDDLIRSLLARARASELEALRHAGDRVGRTEGVGAAARVLWDWLSDDAHRALLRLWVESYARSLIDPDGPWAGFARATVEDWLALLAEHQPAELRANEAGRTQRTLVLAVLRGALLDLLATGDTARTTAALHLQLDALP
- a CDS encoding RNA polymerase sigma-70 factor, which translates into the protein MSQRSERSTDTARLARNGPLDPATEAFVAHRNLLFTVAYEMLGSAADAEDVLQETWLRWAGVDLGAVRDRRAFLVRITTREALIRLRTLRRRKESYVGPWLPEPLLTAPDVAEDVELADSVSTAMMLVLETLTPTERAVFVLREVFELGYGEIADAVDKTPAAVRQIAHRARAHVAARRPREAVPPAEARDALDAFRQAVETGDMRRLLDILAPDVVLLTDGGGVVRAALAPVVGAGRVTHVLAWLAATASLRPAQVNGHPALIIRLAGEADSVLTMRIDNGLITGLYAVRNPEKLSRLDRETAVSRSVRTPGPKDTLPYGTPDRTAHSSNG
- a CDS encoding GNAT family N-acetyltransferase, with translation MTAEREAVIRPLGRPGDLGWVAMRHGELYAAELGFGTDFEAFVARVAADYDADDSGPKAAWMAEVDGVPAGSIFCVRADDRTARLRLLIVDPAARGLGLGSRLVTEALHFARDAGYEAMTLWTLDKLGPARRIYARLGFELTARTPHEDYGSGLMDETWQRRL
- a CDS encoding CBS domain-containing protein, with the translated sequence MQERTNGGAQPADGPHDVGERAVRDVMSVALVTLAEDESVLMAWEILQRTGFHHLPVVDESGHCLGLVERSDLAVACAMPAAVLGERDVGSLVAEQGPVLVRAEDPVSRAAEVMTDAGVDAAAVVGVSEEFVGLVTARDLVSLLAGRSRRRVSPAGSGPLVFSLEPVLPYPFDE
- a CDS encoding TetR/AcrR family transcriptional regulator, translating into MTGRRRWSTEEILDTAAELLRTSDAESFSVRKLAAVLGTDSSSLYRHFRNKTELLRAIADRVLLATMDGHRPEGDWKERVTALALRLREAFGEQPQLAAIWGRYGSGGAGSRLVMEELLQALRTSGLPDREIPVCYHRIAVLLAALIASEAGISTITPEEYEQGMEQFRVAVLGADPERFPALAHFARDIRPLGADRRAAFEAILAAQLDHIEARIP